In Apium graveolens cultivar Ventura chromosome 10, ASM990537v1, whole genome shotgun sequence, the following are encoded in one genomic region:
- the LOC141688815 gene encoding co-chaperone protein p23-1-like has protein sequence MSRHPSVKWAQRSDVLFITVDLPDAKDVKLKLEPEGKFYFSATSGPEKLLYEIDIDLYDQVDVDESKASVGSRNIFYVIKKVESKWWSRLLKKEGKPPLFLKVDWNKWIDEDEQDEQDENTMNLDDINFSGLQMSGSGDDYGQALDDDEDGGDDDSDTEEEIKEDYGKSEADDEKAPASGDPEPKS, from the exons ATGAG TCGACATCCTTCTGTAAAGTGGGCACAGAGATCTGATGTTCTTTTCATCACTGTTGATTTACCTGATGCTAAGGATGTGAAGCTTAAGCTTGAGCCAGAGGGAAAATTTTACTTCTCTGCAACAAGTGGGCCAGAGAAATTGCTCTATGAAATAGACATTGATCTTTATGACCAAGTCGACGTAGAT GAGAGCAAGGCAAGTGTTGGCTCAAGAAATATCTTTTACGTCATAAAGAAAGTAGAAAGCAAATGGTGGAGCAGACTACTGAAAAAGGAGGGGAAACCCCCTCTGTTTCTAAAAGTTGATTGGAACAAATGGATTGATGAAGATGAGCAGGACGAGCAAG ATGAAAATACTATGAATTTAGACGACATTAACTTCTCG GGTCTTCAAATGAGTGGCAGTGGAGATGACTATGGTCAAGCTCTTGATGATGATGAAG ATGGTGGAGATGATGATAGTGACACCGAGGAAGAGATCAAAGAAGATTACGGCAAATCTGAGGCCGATGATGAAAAGGCCCCTGCTAGCGGTGATCCTGAACCAAAATCATGA